The Salinirubrum litoreum genome segment GACCGGTCCCGCCCCACCCCCGGACGCTGGGCCGACTCTCCCCGCGTCTACCGGCGCAGGGTCTACCCTGCGTCCCCAACGCACGGGTCCCACTCAGCCCGTGTCTGGGCTACGGAGGCGAGGTGCCCGCCTCGTCTCCCGTGACTCACCGGTCGGTGCCGGCGGCGGTCGACGCCGCCGACACCAGGTCCGCGACCACGGCTTCACGCCGTCGTCGTGACGGTTCGACTCCGTCGGTGGGTCGTTTCCCGAGGGATACCCCGACGGGAACCTACACATGACATCCGACAACGTTCGTATCTCCCGGCGCTCGGTCCTCGCAGGACTGGGTGCCATCGGTATCGCTTCGGCCGGTGCAGGACTCGGCACGACCGCTTTCTTCAGCGACGAGGAAGCGGTCGCCGCGTCCCTGCAGGCCGGCCGCCTCGACCTGCTGGTCGACTATCGCGCGACGTACAACCCGTGGCTCTCGGCCGACGAGGTCAACGCCCGTGGGCTGATCGGTGACTTCACGGCCCGTGAGATCCCCGGCTCCGACTCCGTCCTCATCAGCGAGGCGCCGGCGCTCTCGACGACCGACGACCCCGAGGACGACGACGGCATCGTCCCCGGCGACGACGGTCCGGCGCTGGGCAACCAGGCGTGGGCCGACTTCACCCGCCGGTACGACGCCTGTGTGAACGAGGACGAACTCGCGTACGTCGACGGCGACAGCGAGATCATGTTCACGCTCCGTGACGTGAAGCCGAAGGACGAGGGCGAGGCGACGATCAGCCTCCACATCTGTGACAACCCCGCGTACCTCTGGACGCAGTTCACCTGCGAGAACGACGCCGACGCCGGCATCGTCGAACCCGAGGCGTCCGCCGGCGACACCGGCGTGGACGCGTTCGCCGACGGCGAACTCGACGACTACATCTACGTCGAGATGTGGTACGACGTCGACTGTGACAACATCCACGACGACGGCCCGGACGACGACGACAACGACCTCGACGACGAGGCCGAAGAACTGTACATCTACCGGGGCTCGCTCGCGGGCCTGAAGGACGCCGCCGGTGAGGGTCTCGCACTGAACCCCCTCGCGGACATCCAGATCCCGGACCCGAACGGCGACCACGACGACAACGACGACGGCGACAACGGCGACAACGGAGGATCGGGCGAACTGCTCACCCAACTCCTCGTTCCCGGTAACCCGGTCTGTTCGGACATCCGTGCCGACCTCCAGCGCGCGGTCAAGATCGAGTCCGAGGACCTCGAGGAGACGACCTACGACATCGGCGAGGGCCGCGAGGTCACGATCGTCGTCGAGTCGACCCGCGACGGCGAGATCGTCAGCGTCAGTTGGGAGACCAACTTCGGCGTCGACGCCGTCATCGTGAAGGGTGGCAACGCCGCGAACGTCTACGTCTACGACGAGGCGACCGGCGGCGGGCCGGTCGAGTCACCGCTCAACCCCAGCAACAACCCGGCCGCGATCAGCCACATCAGCTTCTGTTACGACGGCGACGACACGCCGGACGATCCGGACGACCCGGACGTGCCCCCGCAGGGCGACCCGGGGCTGTGCTACGATCCGGGCGTCCACTGCGTGGCGTTCCGGTGGTACCTCCCGTGCTTCGTCCAGCAGGACGACGGCATGGGCTTCGGCCAACTGCCGAGTGCGACCGACGAGAACATGGCGGCTGAACTGGTCCGCAAGTTCGGCCTCGACTCGACCGACGACATCGACGTGAACGTCGTCCAGACCGACACC includes the following:
- a CDS encoding SipW-dependent-type signal peptide-containing protein, with protein sequence MTSDNVRISRRSVLAGLGAIGIASAGAGLGTTAFFSDEEAVAASLQAGRLDLLVDYRATYNPWLSADEVNARGLIGDFTAREIPGSDSVLISEAPALSTTDDPEDDDGIVPGDDGPALGNQAWADFTRRYDACVNEDELAYVDGDSEIMFTLRDVKPKDEGEATISLHICDNPAYLWTQFTCENDADAGIVEPEASAGDTGVDAFADGELDDYIYVEMWYDVDCDNIHDDGPDDDDNDLDDEAEELYIYRGSLAGLKDAAGEGLALNPLADIQIPDPNGDHDDNDDGDNGDNGGSGELLTQLLVPGNPVCSDIRADLQRAVKIESEDLEETTYDIGEGREVTIVVESTRDGEIVSVSWETNFGVDAVIVKGGNAANVYVYDEATGGGPVESPLNPSNNPAAISHISFCYDGDDTPDDPDDPDVPPQGDPGLCYDPGVHCVAFRWYLPCFVQQDDGMGFGQLPSATDENMAAELVRKFGLDSTDDIDVNVVQTDTIDFGLSFAATQCRHNMTNANPFGGASTQN